The following proteins are co-located in the Pedobacter sp. FW305-3-2-15-E-R2A2 genome:
- a CDS encoding sterol desaturase family protein — MTDFFKTIYEWVYGFFGVEQFIKILNSGNYSAFLTYDGIVSLIAPLFPIVLVLEILTALLYKKFKALDYKIPLFSYILNAVIGRFISIGAIAFCIGLFQKHAVFQATFTWYWFIYGYIVWEFGHFIYHYLGHKVRLFWCLHSTHHAPQTMNLSVSYAHFFLEGPYADVIRTTVCILLGVPPAMLFVIMFIDGFWGSFIHIGEHMLKDGKLGFLYRFILTPSHHRVHHAKNPVYMDTNFCNLLNIWDRAFGTYQPEDSRIPIEYGITREMIPNSFLDSYFGEFSGLAKDVVKAPGLKNKILYIFMPPGWSHTGDHKTASKVKAEINPLKSVAIYQE; from the coding sequence ATGACGGATTTCTTTAAAACGATTTATGAATGGGTTTATGGCTTTTTTGGGGTGGAACAATTTATCAAGATCCTGAATTCAGGAAATTACAGTGCCTTCCTCACTTACGACGGAATTGTTTCCCTGATTGCGCCATTGTTCCCAATTGTGCTGGTGCTGGAAATCCTGACTGCCTTGCTGTACAAAAAGTTCAAGGCGCTGGACTATAAAATTCCATTGTTCTCTTATATTCTAAATGCGGTTATCGGGCGGTTTATCTCTATTGGCGCGATTGCATTTTGTATTGGGTTGTTTCAAAAACATGCGGTTTTCCAGGCAACATTTACCTGGTACTGGTTTATTTACGGCTATATCGTCTGGGAATTTGGCCATTTCATTTACCATTACCTGGGACATAAGGTCCGGCTGTTCTGGTGTCTGCATTCTACGCATCATGCACCTCAGACGATGAACCTCTCGGTTTCCTACGCTCATTTTTTCCTGGAGGGCCCCTATGCCGATGTCATCAGGACCACCGTATGTATCTTATTGGGTGTCCCTCCCGCCATGTTGTTTGTCATTATGTTTATTGATGGTTTCTGGGGCAGTTTTATCCATATCGGAGAGCATATGCTGAAAGATGGAAAACTTGGTTTCCTATACCGGTTTATCCTTACCCCTTCCCATCACCGGGTCCACCATGCTAAGAACCCGGTCTATATGGATACGAATTTCTGCAATCTGCTGAACATCTGGGACCGTGCTTTCGGCACCTATCAGCCTGAAGACAGCCGCATCCCTATCGAATATGGCATTACCCGGGAGATGATTCCAAACAGCTTTCTAGACAGCTATTTCGGTGAATTTTCAGGATTGGCAAAAGACGTTGTAAAGGCGCCTGGTCTGAAGAATAAAATCCTATATATTTTCATGCCTCCCGGCTGGAGCCATACCGGCGATCATAAGACCGCAAGTAAGGTCAAAGCGGAGATTAATCCATTGAAATCTGTCGCCATTTATCAGGAATAA
- a CDS encoding DUF4153 domain-containing protein produces MKLPSIYSLWLSAKQVVLRFPLQVLAAVVATGVCCYLADSHKGAIEEEYLSKIVLICNLALTFLLSADLYAELNGFDAKKKWGLRGLVLLICTGLYFALHPIRFTADLYRVAFLAVAGHLLVAFAPFIRKGTLNGFWQFNKTLFLRFLTSGLYAAVLYAGLAIALISINGLFNVQISGATYIRLMSVVFSGFMTVFFLAGVPKDFEALDKEEFYPKGLKIFTQYVLIPLMTVYLLILLVYEVKIAINWQLPKGLVSSLILGYAIFGILSLLLIYPIREKAGNGWIKLFSKFFYVMMIPLVVLLLLAIWKRVGNYGITESRYVLMMLSLWLLFITGYFLLVKAQNIKLIPISLCILSILAIYGPQSASSVSKYAQINRLKSLFASKVQKDILQREKVVEYLVERHGLISLQPFTKVNLEELESRMEKKRKRNDFYNLKYDKIDSALALLKIDKDLSAANKRYLTFVNESTGLTAIKGYDYLIKMEEYGGAQEKRLNGKPIVIERQNSEMMLKVRIGKDVKADFDLFLLGKALRNEFKHGNKDKFMPVKNSSNTYSLPQESMSITKKFDDYDLTFVASSVALYEDAENDKASDNWTSFSGYLLIRLK; encoded by the coding sequence ATGAAACTTCCTTCTATATATTCTCTCTGGTTAAGTGCAAAACAGGTTGTACTTCGTTTTCCTCTTCAGGTGCTTGCTGCAGTGGTCGCAACAGGAGTCTGCTGTTACCTGGCCGACTCCCATAAGGGCGCTATAGAAGAGGAATATCTGTCTAAGATCGTCCTGATTTGTAATCTGGCTTTAACGTTCTTACTCTCGGCCGATCTGTATGCCGAACTGAACGGTTTTGATGCTAAAAAGAAATGGGGACTCCGGGGATTGGTTTTGCTGATTTGTACAGGCCTGTATTTTGCCTTGCATCCCATCCGCTTTACTGCAGATCTTTACCGTGTTGCTTTTCTGGCCGTTGCCGGACACCTGCTCGTTGCTTTTGCACCTTTCATCAGAAAGGGAACGCTTAACGGTTTCTGGCAGTTTAATAAGACCTTATTTCTAAGGTTTCTAACCTCTGGTTTATATGCAGCTGTATTGTATGCCGGCCTGGCTATTGCCCTGATCTCGATCAATGGATTGTTCAATGTACAAATCAGCGGTGCGACCTATATCAGGTTAATGTCGGTTGTTTTTTCCGGATTTATGACGGTCTTTTTCCTGGCGGGTGTACCGAAAGATTTCGAAGCGCTGGACAAGGAAGAATTCTATCCTAAAGGACTTAAAATATTTACACAGTATGTACTGATCCCTCTTATGACGGTCTATTTGTTGATCCTGTTGGTTTATGAAGTGAAAATCGCCATCAACTGGCAGCTTCCTAAAGGACTGGTCTCTTCGCTGATCTTAGGCTATGCCATATTTGGAATCCTGTCCTTATTACTGATTTATCCCATCCGGGAGAAAGCTGGGAACGGATGGATCAAGCTGTTTTCAAAATTTTTCTATGTGATGATGATCCCTTTGGTGGTCTTATTGTTGCTGGCGATCTGGAAAAGGGTAGGGAACTATGGCATTACGGAATCCAGGTATGTGTTGATGATGCTTTCCCTATGGCTATTGTTCATTACCGGGTATTTCCTGCTGGTCAAAGCCCAAAATATAAAGCTGATTCCAATCAGTCTGTGTATCCTCAGTATATTGGCCATCTATGGTCCTCAAAGTGCATCTTCGGTCTCGAAATATGCGCAGATCAATCGGTTAAAAAGCCTGTTCGCTTCCAAGGTTCAGAAAGATATCCTGCAGCGGGAGAAAGTTGTAGAATACCTGGTAGAAAGGCATGGTTTGATTTCTTTACAGCCTTTTACAAAGGTTAACCTGGAAGAACTGGAAAGCCGGATGGAGAAGAAGAGGAAAAGGAATGATTTCTATAATTTAAAATATGATAAAATTGACAGCGCTTTGGCTTTACTTAAAATCGACAAAGATTTGTCGGCCGCAAACAAGCGATACCTCACTTTTGTAAATGAAAGTACAGGCTTAACCGCTATCAAAGGTTATGATTACCTGATTAAGATGGAGGAATACGGAGGGGCACAGGAAAAGAGGTTAAATGGAAAGCCCATTGTCATAGAAAGACAAAATTCAGAGATGATGCTGAAGGTGAGGATAGGAAAGGATGTTAAGGCTGATTTTGATCTATTCCTTCTCGGAAAGGCACTAAGAAACGAATTTAAGCACGGCAATAAGGATAAGTTTATGCCGGTAAAGAACAGTAGCAATACTTATTCTCTGCCGCAGGAGTCTATGAGTATCACTAAGAAGTTTGACGATTATGACCTGACCTTTGTAGCCTCTTCTGTTGCGCTCTATGAGGATGCTGAGAACGATAAGGCGAGCGACAACTGGACTAGCTTTTCCGGCTATTTACTGATCAGGTTGAAATAG
- a CDS encoding alpha-1,2-fucosyltransferase, which translates to MLLLNRQLLIDDHALSLAANPDRTSNPDIFNLDIKLMNLCKHFIIANSSFSWWAAYPGSTENSLILAPKEWLSIPTGYYGSYS; encoded by the coding sequence TTGCTCCTGCTCAACAGGCAATTGCTGATAGACGATCATGCTCTCAGCCTGGCGGCAAATCCGGATAGAACTTCTAATCCGGACATTTTTAATCTGGATATTAAGCTGATGAACCTGTGCAAACACTTTATTATCGCGAATAGCTCCTTCTCATGGTGGGCCGCCTATCCCGGAAGCACTGAAAATAGCCTCATCCTTGCGCCTAAAGAATGGCTGAGTATCCCCACTGGATACTACGGATCTTATTCCTGA
- a CDS encoding SDR family oxidoreductase — protein MANKILVTGATGAIGKALIKALQAKNIPFLAATRNIEESKAKLGLSDELVHFSFDDPSTFEAATAGVDKVFLLGPAMVLEMDQLINPFLDFLKSKGILRVVYLSALKSEEMGEQMSFHLKTEARLEKDGFDYTILKASFFAQNFKNYEWENIMQRGITFATAGDGKVGFIDVADIAATAAAVLTEDGHHKKTYELTGPESLTYFDAAAILTEITGKTIVYPQPSPEQYVAVLKEAGAPDFVAHYMNSVYSVIANHHVGFTTGDVEKVTGKKPNTLKSVISNDFSN, from the coding sequence ATGGCAAATAAAATTTTAGTAACAGGCGCTACGGGCGCAATTGGTAAAGCACTCATCAAAGCCCTTCAGGCAAAAAACATCCCCTTTCTTGCGGCAACCAGGAATATAGAAGAATCTAAAGCTAAGCTTGGATTATCAGATGAACTGGTTCATTTCTCTTTTGATGATCCTTCTACTTTTGAAGCGGCCACTGCCGGAGTAGATAAGGTGTTCCTGCTTGGCCCTGCTATGGTTTTGGAAATGGATCAGCTGATTAATCCTTTCCTTGATTTTCTAAAATCAAAAGGCATCTTAAGGGTAGTTTATCTATCTGCCTTAAAATCTGAAGAGATGGGCGAGCAGATGTCCTTCCACTTAAAAACAGAAGCCAGACTGGAGAAAGACGGCTTTGATTATACGATCCTGAAGGCTTCCTTTTTTGCACAGAACTTCAAAAATTACGAATGGGAAAACATTATGCAGAGAGGCATTACCTTTGCCACTGCAGGTGATGGTAAAGTAGGTTTTATCGACGTGGCAGATATAGCGGCTACTGCTGCGGCAGTGCTGACTGAGGATGGTCACCACAAAAAAACCTATGAGCTGACAGGCCCTGAAAGTTTAACTTATTTTGACGCTGCTGCGATTCTGACTGAAATCACCGGTAAAACAATCGTTTATCCTCAGCCAAGTCCGGAACAATACGTCGCAGTACTTAAAGAAGCAGGCGCTCCCGATTTTGTGGCACATTACATGAACTCGGTATACTCCGTAATTGCGAATCACCATGTCGGCTTTACGACCGGTGATGTGGAAAAGGTGACCGGAAAGAAACCGAATACATTGAAATCGGTCATCAGCAACGATTTCTCTAATTAA
- a CDS encoding metallophosphoesterase: MNSSRRHFIKNLSFATALLVGGGVKYLTASEVHELKTEVRLRFVVASDGHYGQPKTPFDESFSAITQHINQFHQQYPLDFCVINGDIIHDHKDLLLTAKQKLDHLTMPYYVTRGNHDKVTPAHWESVWNSPLNHDIVVKKNAILLGDTSNEKGEYLSPDLKWLEAKLEAHKKLKHAFIFLHIPQAKWTANAIDTPAFFDLLKKYPNVKAVFHGHEHDQDGVKMRDNIPFLFDSHFGGNWGTNYKGFRVVELLKDHSMLTYLMNPTEKINLNTY; the protein is encoded by the coding sequence ATGAATTCATCACGCAGACATTTCATCAAGAACCTCTCTTTTGCGACAGCTCTGCTTGTCGGAGGTGGGGTTAAATATTTAACCGCATCGGAAGTCCATGAACTAAAGACCGAGGTCAGGCTACGCTTTGTTGTCGCCTCTGATGGCCATTACGGGCAACCAAAAACTCCCTTCGATGAATCTTTCTCTGCCATTACTCAACACATTAATCAGTTTCATCAGCAATATCCGCTGGATTTCTGCGTCATCAACGGCGACATCATCCATGACCATAAAGATTTGCTGCTGACCGCAAAGCAAAAGCTTGATCATTTAACCATGCCTTATTATGTGACCAGGGGAAATCACGACAAAGTGACGCCTGCTCATTGGGAATCCGTTTGGAACAGCCCTTTAAATCATGATATTGTCGTTAAAAAGAACGCCATCCTGCTTGGCGACACCTCTAATGAGAAAGGAGAATACCTATCACCAGATCTAAAGTGGCTGGAAGCGAAACTCGAGGCACATAAAAAGTTAAAGCATGCCTTTATCTTTCTCCATATCCCACAGGCCAAATGGACTGCCAATGCCATTGATACCCCTGCTTTCTTTGATTTGCTAAAAAAATACCCGAATGTTAAGGCTGTTTTTCACGGACATGAGCACGACCAGGATGGCGTTAAGATGAGGGATAACATTCCTTTTTTGTTCGACAGTCATTTTGGTGGCAACTGGGGAACGAATTACAAGGGCTTCCGGGTGGTGGAATTGCTAAAAGACCATTCGATGCTGACCTATCTGATGAATCCAACAGAAAAAATTAACCTGAACACTTATTAG
- a CDS encoding phytanoyl-CoA dioxygenase family protein, producing MLRIIEAADTSKSTFRKSADLFAIRQFLREIPEINPIIFDRNFEDLIQQYFGEGYFVVKSIYFDKPEQSNWFVAYHQDLTISVDKKEALPGYGNWTVKQGQFAVQPPLDVLEQMYTVRIHLDDTDENNGALKVIPGSHLKGIYRPAALDLSIEKEASCKVSSGGVMIMKPLLLHSSGRTTNNSKRRVIHIEFSKRELPEAINWAEKDPR from the coding sequence ATGCTCCGAATCATTGAAGCTGCCGATACTTCTAAAAGTACGTTCAGGAAATCAGCTGATTTATTCGCTATCCGGCAATTTCTGAGAGAAATCCCTGAAATCAATCCCATCATTTTTGACCGGAATTTTGAAGATCTGATTCAGCAATATTTTGGCGAAGGTTATTTTGTGGTGAAATCAATCTACTTCGATAAACCGGAGCAATCCAATTGGTTTGTCGCCTATCATCAGGACCTGACCATATCTGTAGATAAAAAGGAAGCGCTTCCCGGTTATGGAAACTGGACGGTAAAGCAGGGGCAATTTGCAGTTCAACCGCCTTTGGATGTCCTGGAGCAAATGTATACGGTTCGAATTCACCTGGACGATACGGATGAAAATAACGGAGCACTAAAAGTAATTCCCGGATCTCATTTAAAGGGAATCTACCGGCCGGCAGCGCTGGACTTGTCCATTGAAAAGGAAGCCAGTTGCAAGGTCAGTTCAGGTGGGGTCATGATCATGAAACCACTGCTATTACACAGTTCGGGAAGAACCACCAATAACAGTAAAAGGAGGGTCATCCATATCGAATTTTCTAAACGGGAACTACCCGAAGCAATCAATTGGGCAGAAAAGGACCCGCGTTAA
- a CDS encoding FCD domain-containing protein translates to MKTDIHTFSQLDTSSLVDKVEANLVQLLVDQKLKIGDVIPTEIELSKNLGVSRTVTREALLRLRMRGLIETKKKKGSVITSPDIFGIIGKTMDPHLLDQETLKEIFELRLVLEIGMADFLFQKITAAHIRELKAIVKNEPDTSEDHVFHIEHEIAFHGKLYEITGNQTLKKFQKMLLPVFDYVHNSGLLKKPATVKKFVSHKGLIDILENGSPELFRNGMRNHLENHFLRIFS, encoded by the coding sequence ATGAAAACTGATATACATACGTTTAGCCAACTGGATACCAGCAGCTTGGTGGATAAGGTGGAAGCCAATCTTGTACAATTATTGGTAGATCAGAAGCTAAAAATTGGAGATGTGATCCCGACAGAAATCGAATTGTCCAAAAATCTGGGGGTGAGCCGGACGGTGACCAGGGAGGCCCTCCTGCGACTCAGGATGCGGGGTCTGATTGAAACAAAAAAGAAAAAAGGTTCGGTGATCACCAGTCCGGATATTTTTGGCATCATCGGAAAGACCATGGATCCGCATTTACTGGACCAGGAAACCTTAAAAGAAATTTTCGAGCTCAGGCTTGTTCTGGAAATCGGGATGGCAGATTTCCTATTTCAGAAAATTACCGCAGCTCATATCCGGGAACTTAAAGCGATTGTAAAAAATGAACCCGATACTTCAGAGGATCATGTGTTTCATATAGAACATGAAATTGCTTTTCATGGGAAGCTTTATGAAATTACCGGTAACCAAACCCTTAAGAAGTTTCAGAAAATGCTCTTACCAGTATTTGATTATGTGCACAATAGTGGTCTGCTGAAGAAGCCGGCAACCGTAAAGAAATTTGTTTCCCATAAAGGATTGATCGACATCCTGGAAAACGGATCACCTGAACTGTTCAGGAATGGAATGAGAAATCACCTTGAAAATCATTTTCTAAGGATCTTCAGTTAA
- a CDS encoding DUF1569 domain-containing protein, translated as MALPNIFSQPVADDTIQRINTLRSDTPAQWGKMNVSQMLAHCCVTYELVYEDKHPKPGALMKLILKLLAKNKVVGEAPFKQGGPTAPAFIIKESKDFELEKGRLIAFIQKTQQLGEAQFDGKESHSFGILNKTEWNNMFYKHLNHHLTQFGA; from the coding sequence ATGGCCTTACCAAACATTTTCAGTCAGCCTGTTGCTGACGACACCATTCAACGCATCAATACCCTACGTTCGGATACTCCTGCACAATGGGGCAAAATGAATGTTTCTCAAATGCTTGCACATTGCTGTGTAACGTATGAATTGGTCTATGAAGACAAACATCCGAAACCAGGTGCCCTGATGAAACTGATACTGAAATTACTGGCGAAGAACAAAGTGGTTGGTGAAGCCCCTTTCAAGCAAGGCGGCCCAACAGCACCTGCATTTATTATAAAAGAAAGTAAAGATTTTGAATTAGAAAAAGGCCGGTTAATTGCTTTTATCCAAAAGACACAGCAATTAGGCGAGGCTCAGTTTGATGGAAAAGAATCCCATTCTTTTGGAATTTTGAATAAGACAGAATGGAACAATATGTTTTACAAACACCTAAACCACCATTTAACGCAGTTTGGGGCCTAA
- a CDS encoding helix-turn-helix domain-containing protein encodes MDKQEGTATLPNNTGVTIAGNEELKDSRKLQEIFQNANTIANEICPVRDVIARISDKWSILAIYALGAYGKLRFSELIQKIDGISHRMLTVTLRNLEGDGFIKRTVHAEVPPRVDYELTELGNSLMQQLSGIIGWAEANGPEILAFRNKK; translated from the coding sequence ATGGATAAACAAGAAGGTACAGCAACGTTACCTAATAACACAGGTGTAACTATTGCTGGGAATGAGGAGCTTAAGGATAGCAGAAAGTTACAGGAAATTTTTCAGAATGCGAATACGATTGCCAATGAGATTTGCCCCGTCAGAGATGTCATTGCCAGAATCAGTGATAAGTGGAGCATTTTGGCTATTTATGCCTTAGGTGCTTACGGGAAACTTCGCTTCAGTGAGCTGATCCAAAAGATCGACGGCATTTCCCACCGGATGCTGACCGTCACCCTGAGAAACCTGGAAGGGGATGGCTTTATCAAAAGAACGGTTCATGCAGAGGTACCGCCAAGAGTAGATTATGAGCTTACCGAACTGGGAAATAGCCTGATGCAGCAGTTGTCCGGAATTATTGGATGGGCCGAAGCAAATGGTCCGGAAATTCTTGCTTTCCGGAATAAAAAATAA
- a CDS encoding RidA family protein: MNRLLFSLFLFFPIAMNAQQKSDPVKFFSTPSVAPTTGYSQAVEIDLGHSKMILLSGQVPLDVDRKVVGTGDLGLQSEQVFENIKKIIEAAGGTMNDLVKTVIYTTDISQISKFRLARDKYINLKQPPVSTLVEVSKLFHEEVLIEIEATAIIKK; this comes from the coding sequence ATGAACAGGTTATTATTTTCGCTCTTCTTATTTTTCCCAATAGCCATGAATGCTCAACAAAAAAGTGATCCGGTAAAATTCTTCAGTACTCCTTCTGTTGCCCCTACGACAGGCTATTCTCAGGCCGTTGAGATCGACCTTGGCCATAGCAAAATGATTCTGCTTTCGGGACAGGTTCCACTGGATGTCGATAGAAAAGTAGTAGGCACCGGCGACCTTGGTCTGCAAAGTGAGCAGGTATTTGAAAATATTAAAAAGATTATTGAGGCTGCTGGCGGTACGATGAACGACCTTGTGAAGACGGTGATCTATACCACAGATATCTCACAAATTTCGAAGTTTCGGCTTGCCAGGGATAAATACATCAATTTAAAACAGCCACCGGTAAGCACGTTAGTAGAGGTAAGTAAACTTTTCCATGAAGAGGTGCTGATTGAAATTGAGGCCACTGCAATCATCAAAAAATAG
- a CDS encoding PAS domain-containing sensor histidine kinase, giving the protein MITKIPANLSSGLLPVELYDCLPVAVYICDRLGYLTFYNKAAADLWGREPELGKELWCGSWKIFWPDGTPMALDACPMARALKEGQPVTEEEIVIQCPDGTMKNILPSPVPIFDESGLLQGAVNTLLDITEQRQGEKKQAMLAAIIECSEDAIISKKLDGLITSWNQGAEKLFGYTEEEVLGKHISILIPKDRLEEENLIIDRVRNNKNIEHFETVRITKSGKSVPISLTVSPIRDQKGRIIGASKIARDISIQKQSEAQLQKLYDDIQTMNSRKDEFIGMASHELKTPVTSIDAFLQLVQRSLKLEDREKELVFKARNQVAKLISLISDLLDVTKIQTGKLVYTFTNFDFNDLLKEVVEVMQQNHPGHEINLNHPAGMLQVHADKQRLEQVIINLLSNAIKYASHTHKIRVTVQNAPHHLQLSVQDFGPGIDLQEQEHIFSRFYQIKKPNGNASGLGIGLYISKEIIDRHQGQIWVESSLGKGATFSFKLPLQLQD; this is encoded by the coding sequence ATGATAACTAAAATTCCCGCTAACCTAAGTTCAGGATTATTGCCTGTTGAATTGTATGACTGTCTGCCAGTGGCAGTATATATCTGTGATCGTTTGGGATACCTTACTTTTTATAATAAAGCTGCTGCTGATTTATGGGGGAGGGAACCTGAACTGGGAAAAGAGCTCTGGTGTGGTTCCTGGAAGATTTTCTGGCCGGATGGTACACCGATGGCACTGGATGCTTGTCCGATGGCCCGTGCCTTGAAAGAAGGACAGCCTGTGACAGAGGAGGAGATCGTGATTCAGTGTCCCGATGGAACGATGAAAAATATACTGCCAAGTCCGGTTCCGATATTTGATGAATCGGGGCTGTTGCAAGGTGCTGTAAATACATTGCTGGACATTACTGAACAGCGGCAAGGAGAAAAGAAGCAGGCAATGCTGGCAGCAATCATCGAATGTTCTGAAGATGCGATTATAAGTAAAAAGCTGGATGGCCTAATCACGAGCTGGAATCAGGGGGCAGAAAAATTATTCGGCTATACAGAAGAGGAAGTCCTGGGTAAGCACATTTCTATATTGATACCTAAAGATCGCCTCGAGGAAGAAAACCTGATTATCGACCGGGTGCGCAACAACAAGAATATTGAACATTTTGAAACCGTCCGCATCACTAAAAGTGGAAAATCTGTTCCAATTTCCCTGACCGTATCACCGATAAGAGACCAAAAGGGACGCATTATCGGAGCTTCTAAAATCGCGCGCGACATCAGTATACAGAAACAATCAGAAGCACAACTGCAAAAATTATACGATGATATTCAGACCATGAATTCCAGAAAAGACGAGTTCATTGGGATGGCAAGCCATGAACTGAAAACACCGGTAACGAGTATCGATGCTTTCCTCCAGCTGGTCCAGCGTTCACTCAAGCTGGAAGATCGGGAAAAAGAGCTGGTATTTAAGGCCAGAAATCAGGTCGCAAAGCTGATTTCCCTGATCTCGGATCTGCTGGACGTGACGAAAATCCAGACCGGAAAATTAGTCTATACCTTTACCAACTTTGATTTCAATGACTTACTAAAAGAAGTGGTAGAAGTGATGCAGCAGAACCATCCCGGTCATGAGATCAACCTGAATCATCCCGCTGGAATGCTGCAGGTTCATGCGGATAAGCAGCGCCTGGAACAGGTCATCATTAACCTCCTTTCTAATGCCATCAAATACGCGTCCCATACCCACAAAATAAGGGTTACTGTGCAGAATGCTCCGCATCACCTGCAACTGTCTGTGCAGGACTTCGGACCGGGAATAGACTTGCAGGAGCAGGAACATATCTTTTCCAGGTTCTACCAAATAAAAAAGCCTAATGGCAATGCATCAGGCTTGGGAATAGGTTTGTACATCAGTAAAGAAATTATTGACCGTCACCAGGGACAGATCTGGGTGGAGAGCAGTCTGGGAAAAGGAGCAACCTTCTCTTTCAAACTGCCGCTTCAATTGCAGGATTAA
- a CDS encoding ATP-binding protein: MNIASLIKYDYVSLDGYQGVHVARSHSAIANGLVVLDENLPVGVLTSVDLARKHHTIIMDCLSPKPTVDKVDKISKVLEVMKGSGHDVLMVYDQQTFLGTISQHDILNHLHANLNRQRLSLQSVAHDLRSPIASIKMLGNMLQENLILVENKQLVDYLNQSCDFAQKIIEDILLTEQTFEEMVNYSVENFDELVEECAAGLSTELEKKQLELQTNLRFGKSVKMDRPKFKRAIYNLISNSIKFTNQNGKIELSTVITDNMLKLVVKDNGIGIPENIQGQIFDKFTRAKRPGTAGEPTTGLGMYLTKRIVELHDGSIQVESDGKNGTSFSVFLPL, translated from the coding sequence ATGAATATAGCTTCTCTCATTAAATATGATTATGTGAGTCTTGATGGTTACCAGGGAGTACATGTTGCAAGGAGCCATTCGGCTATCGCAAACGGGCTGGTGGTCTTAGACGAAAACCTGCCTGTAGGGGTGTTGACCTCCGTAGACCTGGCCAGAAAACACCACACGATCATTATGGACTGTTTAAGTCCGAAGCCTACAGTAGACAAAGTCGATAAGATCAGTAAGGTGCTGGAGGTGATGAAGGGGAGCGGGCATGATGTGTTGATGGTCTATGATCAGCAAACTTTTCTGGGTACGATTTCACAGCATGATATCCTCAATCATTTACATGCCAATCTGAACCGCCAGCGGCTTTCACTGCAATCGGTAGCCCATGACCTGCGAAGCCCGATCGCCTCGATTAAAATGCTGGGGAACATGCTGCAGGAGAACCTGATCCTGGTGGAGAACAAACAACTGGTAGATTATTTAAACCAAAGCTGTGACTTTGCACAGAAAATAATCGAAGATATCCTGCTGACAGAGCAGACCTTTGAGGAAATGGTGAATTATTCGGTAGAAAATTTTGATGAGCTGGTGGAAGAATGTGCGGCTGGCCTTTCTACGGAACTGGAAAAAAAGCAATTGGAGCTGCAAACCAATCTGAGATTTGGCAAGTCGGTAAAGATGGACCGCCCTAAGTTTAAAAGAGCGATTTACAACCTGATCTCCAACAGCATTAAATTTACCAATCAGAATGGCAAAATTGAGTTGTCTACGGTAATCACCGATAATATGTTGAAACTGGTGGTGAAGGACAATGGTATCGGCATTCCCGAAAATATTCAGGGACAGATTTTTGATAAATTTACCCGTGCCAAAAGACCGGGAACTGCAGGTGAACCGACTACGGGCTTAGGGATGTACCTCACCAAAAGAATTGTAGAGCTACATGATGGCAGTATTCAGGTGGAAAGTGACGGAAAAAACGGAACTTCCTTCTCTGTTTTCCTGCCGCTTTAA